From Gemmatimonadota bacterium, the proteins below share one genomic window:
- a CDS encoding DsbA family protein, giving the protein MQRDVLYYIADPMCSWCWGFSPVLEAVSGVLPHEIPIRYVMGGLARDSDDPMPEETRSYVQSQWRLVAERTGAEFNWDFWRDCEPRRSTYPACRAVIAAGVQRPDGTRAMFHAIQRAYYLEARNPSDTETLVQLAGETGLNTARFSEDLVSPRTDELLNEDFELRRSLHADKFPTMILEHDDNQLWLAYGYEEEDMVVDLLTSALLS; this is encoded by the coding sequence TTGCAACGCGACGTACTCTACTACATCGCCGATCCCATGTGCTCATGGTGCTGGGGTTTCAGTCCGGTGCTGGAGGCGGTTTCCGGTGTGCTCCCGCATGAAATACCCATTCGCTACGTCATGGGCGGCCTGGCCCGGGATTCGGATGATCCCATGCCCGAGGAAACCCGGTCGTACGTGCAATCCCAGTGGCGGCTGGTGGCTGAGCGGACGGGGGCGGAATTCAATTGGGATTTCTGGAGAGATTGCGAGCCCAGGAGATCGACCTACCCGGCCTGCCGGGCGGTCATCGCCGCCGGGGTGCAGCGGCCGGACGGGACAAGAGCGATGTTTCACGCCATCCAGCGGGCCTATTATCTCGAAGCCCGTAATCCGTCGGACACGGAAACGCTCGTTCAACTGGCGGGAGAAACGGGACTGAATACGGCGCGCTTTTCTGAAGACCTCGTCTCGCCCCGCACCGACGAACTGCTCAACGAGGACTTCGAGCTCCGCCGGTCCCTCCACGCAGACAAGTTTCCCACCATGATCCTGGAGCACGACGACAACCAGTTGTGGCTGGCCTACGGCTACGAAGAAGAAGATATGGTGGTGGACCTGCTGACGTCCGCGCTGCTTTCCTGA
- a CDS encoding ABC transporter permease, with translation MLNRVLRRLGWAAVILWGTTVVTFLIVHAVPADPVRVYAGANADAETIERIRQEMGFDDPLAVQYGRYIGNLLRGDLGTSLVTGERVLDALLARFPVTLSLALTAVCLWMLMSVPLGVLTAKYRGRAIDRAVLIVSLVAISLPVFWLARMLQYYLAYRTGMFPVGGWAGWTHIILPAATLALVITGYYARLVHTNMVEVLNADYMRVARAKGVPEYIVLFKHGLRNAVIPVITVLGLDMAALMGGVVFTENVFALPGLGVLALQSVFSLDVPMIMGVVLFSAVMVVCANIVVDFVYMWIDPRVEGM, from the coding sequence ATGTTGAACAGGGTCCTGCGCCGCCTGGGCTGGGCGGCCGTCATATTGTGGGGCACCACGGTCGTCACCTTCCTGATCGTCCACGCGGTACCGGCCGACCCGGTCCGGGTATATGCGGGGGCGAACGCGGACGCCGAGACGATCGAGCGGATCCGCCAGGAAATGGGATTCGACGATCCTCTGGCCGTGCAGTACGGGCGCTACATCGGGAATCTGCTGCGGGGCGACCTGGGCACGTCCCTGGTGACAGGCGAACGGGTGCTGGACGCCTTGCTGGCGAGGTTTCCAGTCACGCTCTCCCTGGCGCTGACGGCGGTATGCCTGTGGATGCTGATGAGCGTCCCGCTCGGCGTCCTCACGGCGAAATACCGCGGCCGGGCCATAGACCGGGCAGTGCTGATCGTATCCCTGGTCGCCATATCCCTGCCCGTCTTCTGGCTGGCCCGCATGCTGCAGTATTACCTGGCCTACCGTACCGGGATGTTTCCGGTGGGCGGCTGGGCGGGCTGGACTCACATCATCCTGCCTGCGGCGACCCTCGCCCTGGTTATCACGGGTTACTACGCGCGGCTCGTCCATACGAACATGGTGGAGGTACTGAACGCCGATTACATGCGCGTGGCCCGTGCCAAGGGCGTTCCGGAGTACATCGTGCTGTTCAAGCACGGACTGCGGAACGCCGTCATTCCCGTCATAACCGTCCTCGGCCTCGATATGGCTGCCCTCATGGGCGGCGTGGTGTTCACCGAAAACGTATTCGCCCTGCCCGGCCTGGGCGTCCTGGCCCTGCAGTCCGTCTTCAGTCTCGACGTGCCCATGATCATGGGCGTCGTGCTCTTTTCAGCCGTGATGGTGGTCTGCGCCAATATCGTGGTGGATTTCGTGTATATGTGGATCGATCCCAGGGTCGAGGGGATGTAG